The Corticium candelabrum chromosome 17 unlocalized genomic scaffold, ooCorCand1.1 SUPER_17_unloc_2, whole genome shotgun sequence genomic interval ATTgagctattgtattggagggatgcatttcacagtacatttaataattgagctattgtattggagggatgcatctcacagtacatttaataattgagctattgtattggagggatcaTCTCCAATGATTGTATTTTTTGGCTCGTATCTATTTCAGTATAACATCTATTAATGTAACGTTTGTGTTAAGTGTTCATCAATAGACGGCAGTTGCACATGTAAACCTggttacagacacacaagacagacttGATTGCAACAAAAAAGACTTGATTTCTTTCTCAAAATGTAACCAGACTGCAATACATTGTAGTCACAGTACAAACACGTCTCATTTGCATCAAACTTTGTGCATCTGTATGTCATCTGTAGATATCTGTATGCCTATATTATAACTATAGGCAGTCTCTGGAACTGAGTTAATAGTGACATTATCCTTACTTAGTTTTCCTCTTTCGTAATCATTATCCTCACAGCTAGAGTGCCGTTTAGCAGAAGGTTCTTGCTTTGATGCTCTCACACTGGGTATAACACGTACAGAAATTGGCTGTCTAGCGTTTGAGGTCAGATTGTCTTGACTTGGTGTGTCAACCTCAACTGTGTAGCGGTGTGTTTGCAAGACATCTGTAGACTGGCCGACTGCTGAAAATGTAGCAGTAGTGTCTTGGACATGTTCTTCACATTGTCTTGTGGATGTTGGAGGTTGAGccattgtgttgtgtgttgtgtagctTGTGGGCGGTCTGAATTCTTGAGGTGGCATTACTGTGGAGATTCCCAACCCGCCAGCCAGGTTTGAACTAAAACGATGGAGATCTAGTTGTCTAGTTGAACAACCTTGTAACCATTGTCGATACCAGAACCAAGTCTACA includes:
- the LOC134197859 gene encoding uncharacterized protein LOC134197859, encoding MTDKRNPWRPEYTQVRQIGCTQQPHFVGQISSPRLCRAASLLNTQEQRQPEQHRRPPPSDSSNVHRRPPPSYFSAVQFVLSENNQRLPDLSSYVCGVPHTQNCLPTFEFTAGGLLNINWIAVTPPSPSQVSHLEQQFQISHRLSDKRARRLENELHMTYSDIWTWFWYRQWLQGCSTRQLDLHRFSSNLAGGLGISTVMPPQEFRPPTSYTTHNTMAQPPTSTRQCEEHVQDTTATFSAVGQSTDVLQTHRYTVEVDTPSQDNLTSNARQPISVRVIPSVRASKQEPSAKRHSSCEDNDYERGKLSKDNVTINSVPETAYSYNIGIQISTDDIQMHKV